One stretch of Cololabis saira isolate AMF1-May2022 chromosome 15, fColSai1.1, whole genome shotgun sequence DNA includes these proteins:
- the stmnd1 gene encoding stathmin domain-containing protein 1: MGCGSSTETEVQPLEGVSGDEDQRDGKTGGRGDSAVSKGTTDSGVMMEHRDILTLPGAVPSKLPPLTSESIGEREAERDTQDATAPGFPKQDSSVQVRPKSKEILEELLSQGIIPVGQSREGIMQLDNGEGLLQKPPARLESLKAKKAEHHWSREEMEEKMSPVEERCELGEENFKMGLRTKSVHVRTPALISNTEDDVDAFLTPVEALQSPPSPETSPAPEQRSPAPHKATEGRGWVRWAGGDGRECEDKVTGAGDPGAGEDGESAGDGEEEDEDVTQVEELKAGELLTTSGEVDSDSSFSAEEIL; the protein is encoded by the exons ATGGGATGCGGAAGTTCAACTGAGACGGAGGTGCAGCCGTTGGAGGGAGTGAGCGGGGACGAG GATCAGAGAGACGGTAAGACCGGTGGCCGTGGAGACTCTGCTGTGTCAAAGGGCACGACGGATAGTGGCGTGATGATGGAGCACAGAGACATCTTGACTCTACCTGGAGCCGTGCCCAGTAAACTACCTCCTCTAACGTCTGAGAGCATCGGAGAAAGGGAGGCGGAGAGAGACACACAAGACG CTACTGCTCCAGGCTTCCCAAAGCAGGACAGCTCAGTACAGGTGCGACCAAAGTCCAAAGAGattctggaggagctgctgagtCAGGGGATCATCCCAGTAGGACAGAGCAGAGAAGGCATCATG cAGCTGGATAACGGGGAAGGTTTGCTGCAAAAGCCTCCTGCCAGACTGGAGTCACTGAAGGCCAAAAAGGCTGAACATCACTGGAGCAGAGAAGAGATGGAAGAGAAGATGAGTCCCGTTGAGGAAAGATGCGAG TTAGGGGAAGAGAACTTCAAGATGGGTTTAAGGACAAAGTCTGTACATGTTCGTACCCCTGCTCTCATATCCAACACTGAGGATGATGTGGATGCGTTCCTCACCCCTGTGGAGGCTCTACAGTCCCCCCCCAGCCCTGAAACATCTCCAGCTCCAGAGCAGCGCAGTCCGGCCCCCCACAAGGCCACTGAGGGACGAGGATGGGTCAGATGGGCCGGCGGCGACGGCAGGGAGTGTGAGGACAAGGTAACAGGAGCAGGTGATCCAGGAGCTGGAGAGGACGGGGAAAGTGCAGGCGATGGTGAGGAAGAAGACGAGGACGTGACCCAGGTGGAGGAGCTCAAGGCAGGCGAGCTCCTAACAACGTCTGGAGAGGTGGACAGTGATTCCAGCTTTTCTGCAGAGGAAATATTGTAA
- the rbm24a gene encoding RNA-binding protein 24 encodes MHTTQKDTTYTKIFVGGLPYHTTDSSLRKYFEVFGEIEEAVVITDRQTGKSRGYGFVTMADRSAADRACKDPNPIIDGRKANVNLAYLGAKPRVMQPGFTFGVPQIHPAFIQRPYGIPAHYVYPQAFVQPSVVIPHVQPAAAAPATASSPYIDYTGAAYAQYSAAASVAAAAAYEQYPYAASPAATGYVATAGYGYAVPQPLATAAPGSAAAAAAAFGQYQAQQLQADRMQ; translated from the exons ATGCACACTACGCAAAAGGACACGACATACACGAAGATTTTTGTTGGGGGTCTTCCCTACCACACCACGGATTCAAGTCTCAGGAAATATTTCGAGGTTTTTGGTGAGATTGAAGAAGCAGTGGTCATCACCGACAGACAGACCGGCAAATCAAGAGGTTATGGATTT GTAACGATGGCAGACCGCTCGGCCGCGGACCGGGCCTGCAAGGACCCAAACCCAATCATCGATGGCAGGAAGGCCAACGTCAACCTGGCCTACCTGGGGGCGAAGCCCCGCGTGATGCAGCCAG GTTTTACCTTTGGTGTACCCCAAATTCATCCTGCCTTCATCCAGAGGCCTTATGG CATCCCGGCCCACTATGTGTACCCTCAGGCCTTCGTTCAGCCTAGTGTTGTCATCCCTCATGTGCAGCCCGCTGCCGCTGCACCCGCCACCGCCTCGTCTCCTTATATCGACTACACTGGAGCCGCCTACGCACAGTATTCTGCTGCAGCCAGCGTAGCGGCCGCTGCGGCCTACGAGCAGTATCCCTACGCCGCCTCCCCCGCCGCCACGGGCTACGTGGCCACCGCCGGCTACGGCTACGCAGTCCCACAGCCGTTAGCCACCGCCGCCCCGGGGTCGGCCGCCGCTGCGGCCGCGGCCTTCGGTCAGTACCAGGCTCAGCAGCTGCAAGCTGACCGCATGCAATAG